One window of Acidobacteriota bacterium genomic DNA carries:
- a CDS encoding TonB-dependent receptor, giving the protein MRALVAALLIAACAGVIRADTADPNTPAADANRPVDGGTEKVEVVGKRGTAGEAPTSFVTTIRPEDFAGRVVTLADLLGETPGVRVRRYGGVTGFATAMIRGSASNQTIVCVDGVPLNSPFGGAVNLADIPLAGLDAIEIHRGFAPASLGASSIGGVVNVRTRAPEDADRVTAAVSTGSFGTRTLSSLADWGTGPMRWAASAESETTKGNFHFLDNHGTEATTGDDRVRVRANNEAWSTALRLRGDVPLAGSRTLAVSTEWLRRRQGVPGIDAFQSEHGTFSLQRGLVRVGSDAPEPAAGGWSLGGSMDHAYTSESFADPIAGANPTPRDQTTRVEGTGATVTLIGRPSASQRISVLVEPRAQSASSIDRLNPAGEAIAARRASASAVVEDEIHLAAGRILVAPSLRYDLISDRSHGGAPGAPAAPAGDLSSTSGRLGGMLILSPRWSVRGNLGRFYRAPDLIERYGNEGTIAGNPALLPERGINGDIGVTFEGGSAGALDRVRLELTAFRTDADNLIQLNPLTSRVLKAFNTGQARITGIETSASLRLWKRLVASANYTHQRPIDHGDTPTAGGDLPGRPRDEANATESLTVGRATLFHRFAYVGANAIGPVAAITGNLPGPSASLTKLPSRYLHDAGVRVRASSRTEIALEVDNLLDRRVVDVARYPLPGRSLFLKIATSF; this is encoded by the coding sequence ATGAGGGCGCTCGTCGCCGCGCTCCTGATCGCCGCGTGCGCCGGCGTGATCCGGGCGGACACGGCGGATCCCAACACGCCGGCGGCCGACGCGAACCGGCCCGTGGACGGGGGGACCGAGAAGGTCGAGGTCGTCGGCAAGAGGGGGACGGCCGGCGAGGCGCCGACATCGTTCGTCACGACGATCCGCCCCGAGGATTTCGCGGGGCGCGTCGTCACGCTCGCGGATCTCCTCGGCGAGACGCCGGGGGTGAGGGTCCGCCGCTACGGCGGCGTCACCGGCTTCGCGACGGCGATGATCCGCGGCTCGGCGTCGAACCAGACGATCGTCTGCGTGGACGGTGTGCCGCTCAACTCCCCGTTCGGAGGCGCCGTCAACCTCGCCGACATCCCGCTCGCGGGGCTCGACGCGATCGAGATCCACCGGGGGTTCGCCCCCGCGTCGCTTGGCGCCTCGTCGATCGGGGGGGTCGTGAACGTGCGCACGCGCGCCCCCGAGGACGCCGATCGAGTCACCGCAGCCGTCTCGACGGGATCGTTCGGCACCCGCACGCTGTCGTCCCTCGCCGATTGGGGGACGGGGCCGATGAGGTGGGCCGCGTCGGCGGAGTCGGAGACGACGAAGGGAAACTTCCACTTCCTCGACAACCACGGCACCGAGGCGACGACGGGTGACGATCGGGTGCGCGTCCGCGCGAACAACGAGGCGTGGTCGACGGCACTCCGCCTCCGCGGGGATGTCCCGCTCGCCGGCTCGAGGACTCTCGCCGTCTCGACCGAGTGGCTCCGGCGCCGGCAGGGTGTCCCGGGGATCGACGCCTTCCAGTCCGAGCACGGCACCTTCTCCCTCCAGCGCGGCCTTGTCAGGGTCGGGAGCGACGCTCCCGAGCCCGCCGCGGGCGGGTGGAGCCTCGGCGGATCGATGGACCACGCGTACACGTCGGAGTCGTTCGCGGACCCGATCGCCGGGGCCAACCCGACGCCGCGGGACCAGACGACGCGCGTGGAGGGGACCGGCGCCACGGTGACGCTCATCGGCCGGCCTTCGGCCTCGCAGCGCATCTCGGTCCTGGTGGAGCCGCGGGCGCAGAGCGCGTCGTCGATCGACCGGCTCAACCCGGCCGGCGAGGCGATCGCCGCCCGCCGCGCGTCGGCGAGCGCCGTCGTCGAGGACGAGATCCACCTCGCGGCCGGGCGCATCCTGGTCGCGCCGTCGCTTCGCTACGATCTCATCTCGGATCGAAGCCATGGCGGCGCTCCGGGGGCCCCGGCGGCGCCGGCCGGTGATCTCTCGTCCACCTCCGGGAGGCTCGGCGGGATGCTCATCCTCTCGCCTCGATGGTCGGTCCGGGGGAACCTCGGCCGCTTCTACCGCGCCCCCGACCTGATCGAGAGGTACGGGAACGAGGGGACGATCGCCGGCAACCCCGCCCTCCTCCCCGAGCGCGGGATCAACGGGGACATCGGCGTCACCTTCGAGGGAGGGAGCGCGGGAGCTCTCGACCGCGTGCGGCTGGAGCTGACGGCGTTCCGCACCGACGCCGACAACCTGATCCAGCTCAACCCGCTCACCTCGCGCGTGCTCAAGGCCTTCAACACGGGCCAGGCCCGGATCACCGGGATCGAGACCTCGGCCTCGCTGCGGCTGTGGAAGCGGCTCGTCGCGTCGGCGAACTACACGCACCAGAGGCCGATCGATCACGGCGACACGCCGACCGCGGGGGGCGATCTTCCGGGACGGCCGCGCGACGAGGCGAACGCGACGGAGTCGCTGACCGTCGGGCGCGCGACGCTCTTCCACCGCTTCGCGTACGTCGGGGCGAACGCCATCGGGCCGGTCGCCGCGATTACGGGAAACCTCCCCGGCCCCAGCGCCTCCCTCACGAAGCTTCCGTCCCGCTACCTCCACGACGCGGGGGTGAGGGTCCGCGCGAGCTCCCGGACGGAAATCGCCCTCGAGGTGGACAACCTCCTCGATCGCCGGGTCGTGGACGTGGCGCGCTACCCGCTGCCCGGTCGCAGCCTCTTCCTCAAGATCGCGACGAGCTTCTGA
- a CDS encoding CHAT domain-containing protein, giving the protein MRRPRALILHAVTWVFLAGSWASGVFAAEVPPIPSFEACDRALRDGPRSYLCHRYAARRTRSWSERIRRLEGHLAVSPEDNRSRLALGVLLGDLNDPRTEPMLRRAADGLARDREFEVEGFARLEILSLTGRWGRLEEADAELARAEEDARLSGSALLTNYAGYHRGWLASLRSDRDAALSAFRKLESVVVPEGDAGLQQMLLNALGAEEWQRGRIEEAIRYYRRAAALAHAAGDFYGEASILANIHLAKQRQAPEDDDPDFAEALRLAGESGNRKTSGQLLFFAAQDARITPERKLELLDQAIEEIQPTGDLIQLGFVLRYKAHVIAYAYPSRRAEAERILDQSLTLARQTGQPDQEARVGIQRATILTDAGERARAANEWLTVLDTIEKVRDQQMDEGTRAGFQSTWAFLYYRVAAYFLRQPGPGAAPEDVDAALRVIERMRARVLLETLDLSGAPTGGASSTLQERRASALGEIAKTQRRLLGPTLAGDERARALSDLERLEATEFALRQDLSRADPGFGSLRAPVIPTVARIQEALQENEALVSFQSNVDASRRGWALAITRDSTRTWEIPDRAGMTGEISLFLGLLARRDGSEGAGAASLYRDLFAEGLKGLPEGITRLIVVPDGPLHKLPIDALRTEASAAPLAARFEISIAPSCSTWLKWSGGPAVAAASPLLAVADPALEAGPSAPATYRAATVASGLRLGPLPRARDEARSLAGSLGGGSRIALGAEATERFMKTVDLGGFRMLHIAAHAVVDEAHPERSAVLLAPGADDEDGLLQIREIVGLDLKGRLIFLSSCDSASGTVVEGEGVMGLARAFFQAGAVGVVGSLWPIRDDEAALMVDAMATHMGRGASIASALASARRDRLKAGAPAADWAALVVLGDGDFVPLPGGRRSIQPVLLLAVIAAGIAAVAGALLFWRGRARRSPRPA; this is encoded by the coding sequence GTGCGCCGTCCGCGAGCCCTGATACTCCACGCCGTCACCTGGGTCTTTCTCGCGGGGTCATGGGCTTCGGGAGTCTTCGCGGCGGAGGTGCCTCCCATCCCGTCGTTCGAGGCATGCGATCGAGCGCTGCGCGACGGGCCCCGGTCGTACCTGTGCCATCGGTACGCCGCACGGCGGACGCGAAGCTGGAGCGAGAGGATCCGGCGCCTCGAAGGGCATCTGGCGGTGTCGCCGGAGGACAACCGCTCGCGACTCGCGCTCGGCGTGCTCCTCGGCGACCTCAACGATCCACGAACGGAGCCGATGCTGCGCCGCGCGGCGGACGGGCTGGCCCGGGATCGCGAGTTCGAGGTCGAGGGATTCGCTCGGCTCGAGATCCTCTCTCTGACCGGCCGTTGGGGTCGGCTGGAAGAAGCCGACGCCGAGCTCGCGCGGGCCGAGGAGGACGCCAGGCTCTCCGGAAGCGCGCTGCTCACGAACTACGCGGGGTACCATCGAGGATGGCTCGCCTCGCTGCGCAGCGATCGGGATGCGGCCCTGTCCGCCTTCCGGAAGCTCGAGTCGGTCGTCGTTCCCGAGGGGGACGCCGGTCTGCAGCAGATGCTGCTCAACGCGCTGGGCGCGGAAGAATGGCAGCGGGGCAGGATCGAGGAGGCCATCCGGTACTACCGGCGCGCCGCCGCGCTCGCGCATGCCGCCGGCGACTTCTACGGGGAAGCGAGCATCCTGGCGAACATCCATCTCGCGAAGCAGAGACAGGCGCCAGAGGACGACGACCCGGATTTCGCCGAGGCGCTGCGGCTAGCGGGCGAGAGCGGAAACCGCAAGACCTCCGGCCAGCTCCTCTTCTTCGCCGCGCAGGACGCTCGCATCACCCCCGAACGGAAACTCGAGCTCCTCGATCAGGCCATCGAGGAAATCCAGCCGACCGGGGATCTCATCCAGCTCGGATTCGTCCTGAGGTACAAGGCCCACGTGATCGCGTACGCCTATCCGTCCAGGAGGGCCGAGGCCGAGCGGATCCTCGATCAGTCGCTTACGCTCGCGCGCCAGACGGGACAGCCCGATCAGGAGGCCCGGGTCGGAATCCAGCGAGCGACGATCCTGACGGACGCCGGCGAGAGGGCGCGGGCGGCGAACGAATGGCTGACCGTTCTCGACACGATCGAGAAGGTTCGAGATCAGCAGATGGACGAGGGGACCCGCGCCGGCTTCCAGTCGACCTGGGCGTTTCTGTACTACCGGGTCGCGGCGTACTTTCTGCGACAGCCCGGGCCGGGGGCGGCCCCGGAGGATGTGGATGCCGCGCTCCGCGTCATCGAGAGGATGCGCGCGAGGGTCCTCCTCGAGACGCTCGACCTTTCCGGCGCACCGACCGGCGGCGCGTCCTCCACGCTCCAGGAGCGAAGGGCCTCCGCTCTCGGGGAGATCGCGAAGACCCAGCGAAGGCTCCTCGGTCCCACGCTCGCCGGTGACGAGAGGGCACGGGCCCTCTCGGATCTCGAGAGGCTCGAGGCCACCGAGTTCGCGCTGAGGCAGGATCTCTCGCGGGCCGATCCCGGGTTCGGGTCGCTCCGCGCCCCGGTCATCCCCACGGTGGCGCGCATCCAGGAAGCCCTTCAGGAGAACGAGGCGCTCGTCTCGTTCCAGTCGAACGTCGATGCGAGTCGGCGGGGTTGGGCGCTGGCGATCACCCGGGACTCCACGCGAACCTGGGAGATCCCCGACCGCGCCGGGATGACGGGGGAGATCTCGCTCTTTCTCGGCCTCCTCGCGCGGCGCGACGGCTCGGAGGGCGCGGGCGCGGCGAGCCTCTACAGGGACCTCTTCGCGGAGGGTCTGAAGGGGCTTCCCGAGGGGATCACCCGCCTCATCGTCGTCCCCGACGGCCCTCTTCACAAGCTCCCGATCGACGCGCTCCGGACTGAGGCCTCGGCCGCGCCGCTCGCCGCGCGCTTCGAGATCTCGATCGCTCCCTCGTGTTCGACGTGGCTGAAGTGGAGCGGCGGCCCGGCGGTGGCGGCAGCGAGCCCGCTCCTCGCCGTCGCCGATCCCGCCCTCGAAGCCGGGCCTTCGGCTCCGGCGACCTACCGGGCGGCGACGGTCGCGAGCGGTCTCAGGCTGGGGCCGCTTCCGCGCGCTCGGGACGAAGCCCGCTCCCTCGCCGGAAGCCTCGGAGGTGGCAGCCGCATCGCCCTCGGAGCCGAGGCGACGGAGCGGTTCATGAAGACGGTCGACCTCGGGGGCTTCAGGATGCTCCACATCGCGGCGCACGCCGTCGTGGACGAGGCGCACCCCGAGCGCAGCGCCGTCCTTCTCGCCCCCGGGGCCGACGACGAGGATGGGTTGCTTCAAATCCGCGAGATCGTGGGCCTCGATCTGAAAGGACGGCTGATCTTCCTCTCCTCGTGCGACAGCGCGTCAGGCACCGTCGTGGAGGGGGAGGGGGTCATGGGTCTGGCCCGGGCCTTCTTCCAGGCCGGCGCCGTGGGCGTCGTCGGGAGCCTGTGGCCGATCCGCGACGACGAAGCGGCGCTCATGGTCGACGCCATGGCGACCCACATGGGACGCGGAGCGAGCATCGCGTCGGCGCTCGCCTCCGCGCGACGCGATCGTCTCAAGGCCGGCGCACCCGCCGCCGACTGGGCGGCGCTCGTCGTCCTGGGCGACGGGGACTTCGTCCCCCTCCCGGGCGGGCGGAGATCGATCCAGCCCGTCCTCCTCCTCGCCGTGATCGCGGCCGGGATCGCCGCCGTCGCGGGGGCGCTGCTTTTCTGGCGCGGTCGGGCGCGGCGCTCACCCCGTCCCGCCTGA
- a CDS encoding sigma-70 family RNA polymerase sigma factor, protein MTSPADEELFADLRRRLARSVRRVCPVWLASHAEDIVQTAMIRILDASRKRGEGNPDLSSLYLEKAVFSATVDEIRRRRRRREQAMDEASLPETGDSSPPDPQAAAESREIAEGIHDCLGRLPAARMTPVTLSLQGHSVPEIARLLRSTAKVAENQVYRGLAALRRCLAEKGLAR, encoded by the coding sequence GTGACATCGCCGGCTGACGAGGAACTCTTCGCCGATCTGCGCCGGCGGCTCGCCCGCTCCGTCCGCCGCGTATGCCCCGTCTGGCTCGCCTCGCACGCCGAGGACATCGTCCAGACGGCCATGATCCGGATTCTCGACGCCTCGCGGAAGCGGGGTGAGGGGAATCCCGATCTCTCTTCGTTGTACCTCGAGAAGGCCGTCTTCTCGGCGACGGTGGACGAGATCCGCCGGCGCCGTCGGCGACGGGAGCAGGCGATGGATGAAGCCTCCCTGCCGGAGACGGGAGATTCTTCCCCGCCTGATCCGCAGGCGGCGGCGGAGTCCCGCGAGATCGCGGAAGGAATCCACGACTGTCTCGGCCGGCTCCCCGCTGCCAGGATGACCCCGGTGACGCTGAGCCTGCAGGGACACTCGGTTCCCGAGATCGCGCGACTTCTGAGATCGACGGCCAAGGTCGCGGAGAACCAGGTCTATCGGGGCCTCGCCGCGCTGCGGCGCTGCCTCGCCGAGAAGGGACTGGCCAGATGA
- a CDS encoding beta-lactamase family protein, producing the protein MKNTTAASLLFALASIVHGHLGARLDTYMTRLAGVGFSGTILVAKDGDVVLSKGYGLADRKRGIPDTEETVISIGSITKQFTAAAILRLEMQGKLKVTDPISKYLPGVPPDKSAITIHHLLTHTAGVDSDYGDSDYEPVSRDEIMKRIWAKPLRSEPGKVHFYANAGYSLLAAIIEIVTGGSYELYLHDNLFIPAGMTKTGYLLPKWDKDAVAIGYRRGEEWGTILARPFAADGPYWNLRGNGGIHSTVGDMYRWHLALLGETILSKEEKEKLFTPYVPEEGGGSFYGYGWSIETTPRGTKLVAHNGGNGVFAADFRRYLDENTMYYIASNGDIPAIPVSERIARQIFGGDVPPPPEVKTLTRAALERCAGTYALASGAKITVSAGADNSLKIASDEPEARGLLAGNASESDPIVRKLIERTAAVVKASREGDYKVVSDAFGGQVPVERVKAMESQMWARNESRLGSYQGFDVLGAAADGGEIRPIVVRIRFERGPMFIQYMWDGPELAGIRIVDQLPSAAFFPVSQTEFVSFALDSPASVRVTFPAPPSAQADTLVIRTATGDVRAARR; encoded by the coding sequence ATGAAAAACACAACCGCCGCTTCGCTCCTCTTCGCCCTGGCTTCCATCGTTCACGGACATCTTGGCGCCCGCCTCGACACCTACATGACGCGCCTGGCCGGCGTCGGATTCTCGGGAACGATCCTCGTCGCGAAGGACGGCGACGTCGTCCTCAGCAAGGGGTACGGCCTCGCCGACCGGAAACGCGGGATCCCCGACACCGAGGAGACGGTGATCAGCATCGGGTCGATCACGAAGCAGTTCACCGCGGCGGCGATCCTGAGGCTGGAGATGCAGGGGAAGCTCAAGGTCACCGATCCGATCTCGAAGTACCTGCCCGGCGTGCCGCCGGACAAGAGCGCCATCACGATCCACCACCTCCTGACGCACACCGCCGGCGTCGACTCGGACTACGGCGACTCCGACTACGAGCCCGTCTCGCGTGACGAGATCATGAAGCGGATCTGGGCGAAGCCCCTCCGCTCCGAGCCCGGCAAGGTCCACTTCTACGCGAACGCGGGGTACTCGCTCCTTGCCGCCATCATCGAGATTGTCACCGGCGGCTCGTACGAGCTGTACCTGCACGACAATCTCTTCATCCCCGCGGGGATGACGAAGACGGGGTACCTCCTGCCGAAGTGGGACAAGGACGCGGTCGCCATCGGCTACCGGCGCGGCGAGGAGTGGGGGACGATCCTGGCGCGCCCCTTCGCGGCCGACGGGCCGTACTGGAACCTGCGCGGGAACGGCGGGATCCACTCCACGGTCGGCGACATGTACCGCTGGCACCTCGCGCTCCTGGGGGAAACGATCCTCTCGAAGGAAGAGAAGGAGAAGCTCTTCACCCCGTACGTTCCGGAGGAAGGTGGGGGCTCTTTCTACGGCTACGGCTGGTCGATCGAGACGACGCCTCGCGGCACGAAGCTCGTGGCGCACAACGGCGGCAACGGCGTCTTCGCCGCCGACTTCCGCCGCTACCTCGACGAGAACACGATGTACTACATCGCGTCGAACGGAGACATCCCCGCGATCCCCGTCAGCGAGCGGATCGCACGGCAGATCTTCGGCGGCGACGTGCCTCCTCCCCCCGAGGTGAAGACGCTGACGCGCGCGGCGCTCGAGCGGTGCGCCGGGACGTACGCGCTCGCATCGGGGGCGAAGATCACGGTGAGCGCGGGCGCCGACAACTCCCTCAAGATCGCCTCCGATGAGCCCGAGGCGAGGGGGCTCCTCGCGGGGAACGCGTCGGAGTCCGATCCGATCGTCCGGAAGCTCATCGAGCGGACGGCCGCCGTCGTGAAGGCGAGCCGCGAGGGGGACTACAAGGTCGTCTCCGACGCCTTCGGCGGGCAGGTGCCGGTCGAGAGGGTGAAGGCGATGGAGTCGCAGATGTGGGCGCGGAACGAATCGCGCCTCGGCTCCTACCAGGGGTTCGACGTCCTCGGCGCGGCCGCCGACGGCGGCGAGATCCGGCCCATCGTCGTGAGGATCCGCTTCGAGAGAGGCCCCATGTTCATCCAGTACATGTGGGACGGCCCCGAGCTTGCCGGCATCCGCATCGTCGATCAGCTCCCGAGCGCGGCCTTCTTCCCCGTCTCCCAGACCGAGTTCGTGTCGTTCGCCCTCGACTCCCCCGCCTCCGTCCGCGTCACGTTCCCCGCCCCGCCCTCCGCGCAGGCCGACACGCTCGTGATTCGCACGGCGACGGGAGACGTGCGGGCAGCGAGACGGTGA
- a CDS encoding HAMP domain-containing histidine kinase: protein MLRSLRTRILLMTAAVVGIAVVAVGLLSRSASLSEFGRYVAAGEASQGERIRAALEAHWTAHASWEGVATLLKDLTGTTGRPLVLLGTDGAVIAVAPERLATGEVTVDRDGALEIRTRTGGDRLEEQVLVVKGSQIELRDPEGNPIGRLYVLPPGEPSAGGRDRGFAQSMNRSVPLAVGAAGLVAIFIAAAVSRRILRPIEALTEAARRVERGELGHSVEVASTDEIGDLARAFNAMSASVARSEKLRRAMVADVAHELRTPLTNIRGQLEAIQDELVTADRAAIDSLHEEAMLLKRVVDDLQEMALAEAGELRLAIGDLDATSEIAKAVAAVQAPARAAGVTVAAGTAEGELRLAADPERLGQILRNLLSNAIAHTPAGGQVVVGARRAGGVCEISVRDTGEGIAAEHLPFVFERFYRADPSRARATGGAGLGLAIVKQLAEAHGGSVRVESVTGKGSTFTVTLPIAGPTPS from the coding sequence ATGCTCCGTAGCCTCAGGACGCGCATCCTCCTGATGACGGCGGCCGTCGTCGGGATCGCCGTCGTGGCCGTCGGCCTCCTGTCGCGGAGCGCGAGCCTCTCGGAGTTCGGGCGCTACGTCGCCGCGGGAGAGGCCTCCCAGGGAGAGAGGATTCGTGCCGCGCTCGAGGCGCACTGGACGGCGCACGCGAGCTGGGAGGGGGTCGCGACCCTCCTCAAGGATCTGACCGGCACGACGGGGCGTCCCCTGGTGCTCCTCGGGACGGACGGCGCGGTGATCGCCGTCGCTCCGGAGAGGCTCGCGACCGGCGAGGTGACAGTCGATCGCGACGGCGCACTCGAGATCAGGACGCGGACGGGAGGCGATCGGCTCGAAGAGCAGGTGCTGGTCGTGAAGGGGTCGCAGATCGAGCTGCGCGATCCCGAGGGGAATCCGATCGGGCGACTCTACGTGCTTCCCCCCGGCGAGCCGAGCGCGGGCGGGCGCGACCGGGGCTTCGCGCAGTCGATGAACCGATCGGTGCCGCTCGCCGTCGGCGCCGCCGGCCTCGTCGCGATCTTCATCGCGGCGGCGGTGTCGCGGCGGATCCTGAGGCCCATCGAAGCGCTCACCGAAGCCGCCCGGCGCGTCGAGAGGGGGGAGCTGGGCCATTCGGTCGAGGTCGCGTCGACGGACGAGATCGGCGATCTCGCCCGCGCCTTCAACGCGATGTCGGCCAGCGTCGCGCGGTCGGAGAAGCTGCGCCGCGCGATGGTCGCCGACGTCGCGCACGAGTTGCGGACGCCCCTCACCAACATCCGCGGGCAGCTCGAGGCGATCCAGGACGAGCTCGTGACCGCGGACCGGGCGGCCATCGACTCGCTTCACGAGGAGGCGATGCTCCTCAAGCGCGTCGTCGACGACCTCCAGGAGATGGCGCTCGCCGAGGCGGGTGAGCTGAGGCTCGCGATCGGCGATCTCGACGCCACCTCCGAGATCGCGAAGGCGGTCGCGGCGGTGCAGGCGCCGGCGCGGGCGGCGGGGGTCACCGTGGCCGCGGGGACGGCGGAGGGAGAGCTGCGGCTCGCGGCCGATCCCGAGAGGCTCGGGCAGATTCTGAGGAACCTCCTCTCGAACGCCATCGCCCACACGCCGGCCGGCGGCCAAGTCGTGGTCGGCGCCCGGCGCGCCGGGGGCGTCTGCGAGATCTCCGTGCGGGACACCGGGGAAGGGATCGCGGCGGAGCATCTCCCCTTCGTCTTCGAGCGCTTCTACCGCGCCGATCCCTCGCGGGCGCGCGCAACGGGTGGCGCGGGCCTCGGCCTCGCCATCGTGAAGCAGCTCGCGGAGGCGCACGGCGGCTCCGTCCGCGTCGAGAGCGTTACCGGCAAGGGGTCGACCTTCACCGTCACGCTGCCGATCGCGGGGCCCACGCCTTCATAG
- a CDS encoding response regulator transcription factor, whose product MSPRPRILVVEDDPKTTATIKLYLDHANYEVLTADTGRKALESARKDRPDLLILDLNLPELDGIEVCRTLRRESAVPIIMLTARTTLDDKLQGLDGGADDYLPKPFSPRELMARIKAVLRRAAPEADHGPTMIRMKDLAIDFQSHEVTVKGKPVPLTPNEFKILAALARAPGRVFTRSQLAARAFGVEYGASDRTLDAHIMNLRRKIEPDRTSPTRIITVFGVGYRFAGRDDAP is encoded by the coding sequence ATGTCCCCACGCCCCCGCATCCTCGTGGTCGAGGACGACCCCAAGACGACGGCCACGATCAAGCTCTACCTCGACCACGCCAACTACGAGGTCCTCACCGCCGACACCGGGAGGAAGGCCCTCGAATCGGCCCGGAAGGACCGGCCCGACCTCCTGATCCTCGACCTGAACCTCCCCGAGCTGGACGGCATCGAGGTCTGCCGGACCCTCCGAAGGGAGTCCGCGGTGCCGATCATCATGCTGACGGCGCGGACCACACTCGACGACAAGCTCCAGGGTCTCGACGGCGGAGCGGACGACTACCTCCCCAAGCCCTTCAGCCCCAGGGAGCTCATGGCCCGCATCAAGGCCGTGCTGAGGCGCGCGGCCCCCGAGGCCGACCACGGCCCTACGATGATCCGGATGAAAGACCTCGCCATCGACTTCCAGTCCCACGAGGTGACGGTGAAGGGGAAACCCGTGCCCCTCACACCCAACGAGTTCAAGATCCTCGCCGCGCTCGCAAGGGCTCCCGGCAGAGTCTTCACGCGATCGCAGCTCGCCGCGCGGGCCTTCGGCGTCGAGTACGGCGCGTCCGATCGCACCCTCGACGCGCACATCATGAACCTCCGGAGAAAGATCGAGCCCGATCGCACGTCCCCCACCCGCATTATCACGGTCTTCGGCGTCGGCTACCGGTTCGCGGGGAGGGACGATGCTCCGTAG
- a CDS encoding DUF4160 domain-containing protein codes for MSPTVLRAKGLRFYFFSREERRPHVHVAGPGGEAKFWLEPVVELAHNGGLTRRALSLAIQLIREHEDEIRSAWKAHFGR; via the coding sequence ATGAGTCCGACAGTTCTTCGGGCGAAGGGGTTACGGTTCTACTTCTTCTCCCGAGAGGAGCGGCGGCCGCACGTGCACGTCGCAGGCCCCGGTGGAGAAGCGAAGTTTTGGCTCGAACCGGTCGTGGAACTGGCGCACAACGGGGGACTGACGCGCCGCGCCCTTTCGCTCGCGATTCAACTCATCCGGGAGCATGAAGATGAGATCCGCTCTGCTTGGAAAGCGCACTTCGGTCGTTGA
- a CDS encoding DUF2442 domain-containing protein has protein sequence MRSALLGKRTSVVEVTNISRSGFWLLLQGRELFISFRQFPWFKKAPVDQLLNVRLPGENHLYWPELDVDLAVESIEHPERFPLVSKARPRSTVKRTARRR, from the coding sequence ATGAGATCCGCTCTGCTTGGAAAGCGCACTTCGGTCGTTGAAGTCACGAACATCTCCCGATCGGGTTTCTGGCTCCTCCTGCAAGGCCGGGAGCTATTCATATCTTTCCGCCAGTTTCCCTGGTTCAAGAAGGCTCCCGTCGATCAACTCCTGAACGTTCGACTGCCCGGTGAGAACCACCTGTATTGGCCTGAACTGGACGTGGACCTCGCCGTTGAATCGATCGAGCATCCCGAGAGATTTCCGCTGGTGAGCAAGGCGCGCCCTCGGAGCACCGTCAAACGGACTGCTCGGCGCCGCTGA